One window from the genome of Candidatus Eisenbacteria bacterium encodes:
- a CDS encoding HDOD domain-containing protein produces the protein MIISQLAKPALKDFVLKIHADWRFASRFFRNLRLAGWGEAEGGASGEKGAPVPPDCNGDLLLYRYIASLRNRSECDRSFLAITLNDRLDPATIWSDGFPDSEAAAGWAEENWAFLSRAIAEGGAVSAHLPASESPEGAGAPVLAIPVSAGQSTIGVVAIRGAPGTDFDPRATRVLKSGAFLLGQTVLEVVGEDQTNNVLYAMIQSLAAALDARDAYTRGHADRVAMYSMVLANELGVESDADDPGGFRDKLRLSALFHDIGKVGVRDCILYKPESLSDEEYDIIKRHPIVGEEILKSSGILDHVIPGVLYHHERIDGTGYPIGLMGDEIPLVARIIGLVDTFDAMTTDRAFRAGMPHEEAIRRIVEDEKRGLFPKDLVEALVRAQEKGLLAHVRVGFVAPGYSMDDEGSLIESTHSGIGDRIPVMPAAVAKLNAMVRDPECDVSRLAEVIQTDEGLVARILKYANSAFYGLPGRIGTIQLAVTILGLVTLRNLVIVAALAELARKLTDEPRDAHHLWNHGIDVGVWCRSLSRRTQGVDPEEAFTAGLLHDIGKNLILRELPEDRLKLKEWLLGEDEARSLERDSIGFDHAQVGGWAAGRWKFPESLVEAVRWHHEPTGSPTADPELERLIWVVHTADILARAESFEPPVLFDALVRKANPTVRRELEPIKDESSLEEIAGEVSEDLEMARTLFAGEVRVGV, from the coding sequence ATGATCATCTCGCAGTTGGCGAAACCCGCACTGAAAGATTTCGTCCTGAAGATTCACGCCGACTGGCGTTTCGCCTCCCGGTTCTTTCGTAATCTCCGGTTAGCCGGTTGGGGAGAGGCGGAAGGCGGCGCCTCCGGGGAAAAGGGCGCGCCGGTTCCTCCTGATTGCAACGGGGATCTGCTGCTTTATCGATACATCGCCTCTCTGCGGAACCGGAGCGAATGCGACCGCTCGTTTCTCGCGATCACCCTGAACGACCGACTCGATCCCGCCACCATCTGGAGCGACGGTTTTCCCGATTCCGAAGCGGCCGCGGGTTGGGCGGAGGAGAACTGGGCGTTCCTCTCCCGTGCCATCGCCGAGGGCGGCGCCGTTTCCGCCCACCTCCCCGCCTCCGAATCGCCGGAAGGCGCCGGGGCGCCCGTTCTGGCGATCCCCGTTTCGGCCGGGCAAAGCACGATCGGTGTCGTGGCGATCCGCGGCGCTCCCGGAACCGACTTCGATCCGAGGGCGACGAGGGTTCTCAAGTCGGGCGCCTTCCTTCTCGGTCAGACCGTTCTGGAGGTTGTGGGAGAGGACCAAACCAACAACGTCCTTTACGCCATGATTCAGTCCCTCGCCGCCGCCCTGGACGCCCGGGACGCCTACACCCGGGGACACGCGGACCGGGTCGCCATGTACTCCATGGTCCTCGCCAACGAGCTGGGCGTGGAATCGGACGCGGACGATCCCGGCGGTTTTCGGGACAAGCTCCGTCTGTCGGCGCTCTTCCACGATATCGGCAAGGTCGGCGTTCGCGACTGCATTCTCTATAAGCCGGAGAGCCTGAGCGACGAGGAGTACGACATCATCAAGCGCCATCCCATCGTGGGGGAGGAGATTCTGAAGAGTTCGGGGATCCTCGACCACGTCATTCCCGGCGTTCTATACCACCACGAAAGGATCGACGGAACCGGCTACCCGATCGGGCTCATGGGGGACGAGATTCCTCTGGTGGCCCGGATCATCGGTCTTGTCGACACCTTTGACGCCATGACCACGGACAGGGCCTTCCGCGCCGGTATGCCCCACGAAGAGGCGATTCGGCGGATCGTGGAGGACGAGAAGCGCGGCCTCTTCCCCAAGGACCTCGTGGAGGCGCTGGTGCGCGCCCAGGAAAAGGGACTGCTCGCGCACGTGCGCGTCGGCTTCGTCGCGCCCGGCTATTCCATGGATGATGAGGGCTCTCTCATCGAAAGCACCCATTCGGGAATCGGCGATCGGATCCCGGTCATGCCGGCGGCGGTCGCCAAACTGAACGCGATGGTGCGCGATCCGGAATGCGACGTGAGCCGCCTCGCCGAGGTGATTCAAACCGACGAGGGGTTGGTGGCGCGCATCCTCAAGTACGCCAACTCCGCTTTTTACGGGCTCCCCGGCCGGATCGGGACGATCCAACTGGCGGTCACCATTCTCGGCTTGGTCACGCTCCGCAATCTGGTGATCGTCGCCGCCCTCGCCGAGTTGGCCCGCAAGCTGACGGACGAACCGCGGGACGCGCATCATCTCTGGAACCACGGGATCGACGTGGGGGTCTGGTGCCGTTCGCTCTCGCGCCGCACCCAAGGGGTCGATCCGGAAGAGGCGTTCACCGCCGGGTTGCTGCACGATATCGGCAAGAACCTCATCCTCCGGGAACTTCCGGAGGACCGGCTGAAGCTGAAGGAGTGGCTCCTCGGAGAAGACGAGGCCCGCAGCCTCGAGAGGGACAGCATCGGTTTCGACCACGCCCAGGTGGGTGGATGGGCGGCGGGGCGCTGGAAGTTCCCCGAGTCGCTGGTGGAAGCGGTTCGCTGGCATCACGAGCCCACCGGCTCGCCGACCGCCGATCCGGAGCTGGAGCGCCTCATCTGGGTCGTCCATACGGCGGACATCCTCGCGCGGGCCGAGTCGTTCGAACCTCCCGTCCTCTTCGACGCGCTCGTGCGGAAAGCGAACCCGACGGTGCGCCGCGAGCTGGAACCGATCAAAGACGAAAGCTCCTTGGAGGAGATCGCCGGTGAGGTCTCGGAGGACCTGGAGATGGCGCGTACCCTCTTCGCCGGCGAAGTCCGCGTCGGCGTCTGA